From the genome of Spinacia oleracea cultivar Varoflay chromosome 2, BTI_SOV_V1, whole genome shotgun sequence, one region includes:
- the LOC110796805 gene encoding isoamylase 1, chloroplastic → MAFAHCTPFSLSSSPKLFNNPQKILRSLNVNHISPHSTSISTGSLPNSRTPRLLMANERETSAEIETSVIEKQPQTTRFEIFPGNSTPLGAVARDGGVNFAIFSENSVSATLCLITLSDFQQNIITEQISLDPLINKTRDTWHVFLKGNFDDMLYGYKFDGPYMPEKGHYYDSSRIILDPYAKAVISRGNYGELGPEGNCWPQMAGMIPSPNDEFDWQEDRHLEHPQRELIIYETHVRGFTMHESSRTECPGTYLGMIEKLDHLKELGINCLELMPCHEFNELEYYSYNSAVGDYKMNFWGYSTINYFSPMIRYASSGIRNCGREAINEFKLLVREAHKRDIEVIMDVVFNHTAEGNEKGPIFSFRGTDNRVFYMLAPQGQFYNYSGCGNTFNCNHDVVSQFIVDSLKYWVTEMHVDGFRFDLASILTRSNSLWNAENVYVSTAEGGMLTTGTPLGVPPVLEMISNDPVLRRVKLIAEAWDCGGLYQVGVFPHWGIWSEWNGKYRDMVRLFIKGTDGFAGAFAECLCGSPNLYKDGGRRPWHSINFVCAHDGFTLADLVTYNDKNNLANGENNEDGENHNNSWNCGQEGEPASISVKKLRKRQMRNFFLTLMVSQGVPMIYMGDEYGHTKGGNNNSYCHDNDINYFRWDKKEAASSDFFRFCHLMTKFRSECESLGLNEFPTSERLQWHGHLPDRPDWSETSRFVAFTLKDLVKGEMYVAFNTSHLPANVTLPDRPGYQWEPLVDTSKPTPFDFFSDDVPQRERAIQQYRHFLEANFYPMLSYSSIILLLKPDVDADA, encoded by the exons ATGGCGTTTGCTCACTGcactccattttctctctcctcctctccaAAGCTCTTCAACAATCCCCAAAAGATTCTTCGTTCTTTAAATGTCAACCACATTTCCCCTCATTCTACTTCAATCTCAACTGGGTCTCTTCCGAATTCAAGAACACCCCGATTGTTAATGGCGAATGAAAGAGAAACTAGTGCCGAAATTGAGACTTCTGTGATAGAAAAGCAACCTCAAACTACGCGTTTTGAGATTTTTCCAGGAAACTCGACGCCACTTGGAGCAGTTGCTCGTGACGGGGGTGTTAATTTTGCTATTTTTTCTGAGAATTCTGTTTCTgctactctttgcttgatcacCCTCTCTGACTTCCAGCAG AATATAATAACTGAGCAGATCTCTCTTGATCCTTTGATTAACAAGACTAGAGATACATGGcatgtgtttttgaagggaaACTTTGATGATATGCTATATGGTTACAAATTTGATGGCCCATATATGCCAGAAAAAGGACACTACTACGATTCTTCTCGGATAATATTGGACCCTTATGCAAAA GCGGTTATCAGCAGGGGAAACTATGGTGAGCTAGGACCAGAAGGTAATTGTTGGCCTCAAATGGCTGGCATGATTCCGTCTCCAAATGATGAG TTTGACTGGCAAGAAGATCGACATCTTGAGCACCCACAGAGAGAACTAATAATATATGAAACTCATGTCCGTGGTTTTACAATGCACGAATCAAGCAGGACTGAATGCCCGGGTACATACCTTGGTATGATAGAAAAACTTGACCACTTAAAG GAACTTGGGATTAACTGCTTAGAGTTAATGCCATGTCATGAGTTCAATGAGCTAGAGTATTACAGCTACAACTCTGCTGTGGGTGATTACAA GATGAACTTTTGGGGTTATTCTACTATCAATTACTTTTCACCCATGATAAGATATGCATCTTCCGGAATACGCAATTGTGGGCGTGAAGCAATAAATGAGTTCAAACTTCTTGTTAGAGAAGCACATAAAAGGGATATTGAG GTAATCATGGATGTAGTCTTTAATCACACAGCTGAAGGAAATGAGAAAGGTCCAATTTTTTCTTTCAGAGGCACTGATAACCGTGTTTTCTATATGCTCGCACCCCAG GGTCAGTTTTACAACTATTCAGGTTGTGGAAACACTTTCAATTGCAATCATGATGTTGTAAGCCAATTCATTGTGGACTCCTTAAA ATACTGGGTCACAGAAATGCACGTGGATGGCTTTCGCTTTGATCTGGCTTCTATATTGACTAGGAGCAACAG TCTATGGAATGCTGAGAATGTATATGTGAGTACAGCGGAAGGTGGCATGCTTACAACTGGCACACCATTGGGCGTTCCCCCAGTCCTTGAAATGATCAGCAATGATCCTGTACTTCGTAGAGTAAAG CTCATTGCGGAAGCATGGGACTGTGGAGGGCTTTatcaagttggtgtttttcctCACTGGGGAATTTGGTCAGAATGGAATGGAAAG TATCGTGACATGGTGCGGCTATTTATCAAAGGAACGGATGGATTTGCTGGTGCTTTTGCTGAATGCCTGTGTGGTAGCCCAAATCTGTACAAG GACGGAGGAAGGAGACCATGGCACAGTATCAACTTTGTTTGCGCTCATGATGGTTTTACCTTGGCTGACTTGGTGACGTACAATGATAAAAATAACTTGGCAAATGGGGAAAACAATGAGGATGGTGAGAATCACAATAACAGCTGGAACTGTGGGCAG GAGGGTGAACCTGCCAGCATTTCTGTGAAGAAATTGAGGAAGCGACAGATGCGCAACTTTTTCCTTACCCTCATGGTTTCCCAG GGTGTCCCTATGATCTACATGGGTGATGAATACGGACACACAAAAGGAGGAAACAACAACTCATATTGCCATGATAACGAT ATCAACTATTTTCGCTGGGATAAGAAGGAGGCGGCTTCTTCTGATTTTTTCAGATTCTGCCATCTGATGACCAAGTTTCGCAG TGAATGTGAGTCACTTGGTTTAAATGAGTTTCCAACATCTGAGAGACTGCAATGGCATGGCCACCTCCCAGACCGTCCAGATTGGTCAGAGACGAGCCGTTTTGTGGCATTTACTTTG AAAGACTTGGTAAAGGGAGAAATGTATGTTGCTTTCAACACTAGTCATTTACCGGCGAATGTAACTTTGCCTGATCGCCCTGGTTACCAATGGGAGCCACTAGTAGACACCAGCAAGCCAACACCATTCGACTTTTTCTCTGACGATGTACCACAAAGAGAGAGAGCTATTCAGCAGTATCGGCATTTCCTAGAAGCGAATTTCTACCCAATGCTGAGTTACTCTTCCATTATTCTGTTGCTGAAGCCTGATGTTGACGCAGACGCATAG